DNA sequence from the Epinephelus moara isolate mb chromosome 3, YSFRI_EMoa_1.0, whole genome shotgun sequence genome:
GCTTCCTGCACTCTGCatgctgggacaggctccagccctcctgaGAGCCTGACAAAAAATGACGCCAGTAGGGAGAATGAGTGAATGCATAAATGCATGACAGTATGTCAAATGCCCACGACTGAACGGGGCATTGCCATTCAGTTGCAAGAATCATGGATCAAACCAGTGTGTCAGCATGTGTCTGCCttgctgaagtgtccttgagcaagattcTGAATCTCTAGCAGCTCCAGAGAGACTGCAGTATAACTGAATATGAAGCCGCAGCGCGATGAAGAAATATGTTTCTCATATCTACAGCAGATAAAATATGAAGATTATATTGTCTCCACTGTAGTGTGTTGTTGGGTTATTGCGTACAGGATATTTATATGGAAACAAAATTGCGTTGACATTGATAGTGATATACAGCTCTTACCTGTGATAACCTGCACTTGCAAATAACATTACCAGAGAAGGGGCGGCTCAAAGTGGAACATGTTCTCTGCTTAACTTATCATGGTGAAGTAAATGGTGATTGAGCAATGTGATGTCTATGGAATAATGACTCCATCAGTGTTTAGATTGGTTCTCTATAAGCCTCAGTTTTATTGTccaattctgtctgccactgggTACGATCTCCAGGGAAAATCAATGCTCGATTTACAACGTTTCCCTGGTAGCTGTAGGTGTCTATCCCCGGTTGCCaaagagtatcagtgtaagtTCTAAGAAGTTACTATCCCCAGTAGTGGAGATGGTGTAATGATGGAACAACCAAAGTAAATGTGGAAACTTGGGTAGTTGGTTGTTGTAGTCTGCTCTGAGGAAAATGGAAAGCAATCTAGTTGTCTTTGTGACAGCGGTgccaacaataataccacttggaaacGCTATACACCCCCATATTTAAACACCACTGTCTACCCCTCTTCACGACGGCCCCCTTTTTACTCCACCATACACTCTGTGTAGCAGTTAGGAACAACTATAAACACTTTTGATTACCAACGTTCTGGCCCTTGAAAATGTCAGGTGAGAGGGCCCTCTCCAAATCTGCTTTACTCATTTCAAGacatgtgtgtggtgtgttcTCTATCTCGTAGTTTAGATCTGAAAATTTCTCAGGTCATGTGGTTGGCTGcctgcagttttgtttttgtcttgttgctTTCACAAAGGTGTCCTGATGACTTgaacaaagtggtggaccaaaaGCCAATCactagaataaatgttggcattgtacatttcagcaaaccacagatacttGTACTAGGGATAccagtttctctctttttttttcttttgatagcctgacacccattaaccattaactggtaactaactggtaaataaaaaacaaaacaaacaaagtaagTAACTCAATAAGCTTAAACACCATATTTTAAAGTGCTATCCATctaaaagtggtgaaaataagACAGGTGGTTAGCTGCGTTTCTAGGTGGAAACAGGCCCACCCTgaggtctccactggttagctaacggCACTACGTGGGTCaagtgggagctagctagtggcACCACGCATTTGGTGATAGGCTTGGGTGGCATCATAGTATTACGGTATAcaagggtatttagaaatccggacagtatgattttcaatactgtcaaaaatacaggCGCTCTTCTCTACATTGAATTTTTTGATGTAATGCACATCAcacgccaccagaggtcagtttCCAGTCTCTACTGATGTCTATCGGACAGCTGAGCTGACAAGAACCACAAATAGGAGTGGTAAGGGgaggggataacgttacaggattGTAAACAGCCGGCCAGCaacagtaagagagagagagagagactgctgagaaaaacagcatgttttcacatctaactctgtgaattaagggttaataTCAATTAAACTAGAGGTGGTGATGCTTTTCTTGTTGGGGGtactgaagcctatcccagctgacactgggcgagaggcagggtacaccctggacaggtcgccagactatcacagggctgacacatagagacagacaaccattcacgcctACATTCACACTTACGGTCAATTTTAGAGTcacctagcctgcatgtctttggactgagggaggaagctggagtacccaaagaaaacccacactAACACGGGGAgtacatgcaaactctgcacagaagggctcccccaccctgaggTTTGAAACCCCCACCCTGGATTTgagccaggaaccctcttgctgtgaggcaacaatgctaaccactgccccACCGTACTGCCACTAGCTAATGCTAGTCATAGTTCAGTAAGAGAAGCTTAATTTTGAAAAGTTAGCAGTGAAATTTGAGTCTTATTGCAGATGTCAAGATATTCCAGGGGGTGGAGTAGTTTAAGTAATCGTGAGCGATTGCCATTATCCCATCTAGTGAAATGCAAATCCCCATTAGCATTGTGTTACCGGCAAACCCTTTTTCCCCTTTCAGGACAGTGGCCTTGTGGATAATCTGTGAGGGTGTGACGTGTACTTCATGGTGTATATGGAGGGAAGCAAGGGTGTCATGGCGAAGATGACAGGCGGCAAAGAGTGATGATGGTCATCAGAATTAAGTGTCGAAGCTCAGGGCTCAGGGAGAAGGCCATGTTTGTTGACTTGTGGTGAAGACTAcaataaagccattgttggtGAATGGTAGTCTGGACCGCTAGAGGCTAGTTACCAGCAAATAACAAGCCAAGctaaaattaatgtaaataagccaGCGTGTTCCCAATTACGTTTCGGAGACGTTTCGGTGAGCTGTCATTGAGAGAGATAACAGTTGTttactatgttagcaccactagccgtgctgacactgctaacggtgctaacagagctaacagtgataagatagttaacaatgctaaagcaGGTTTACAGCTAAAAACTGAGCTTCTTACTCACTAGGGGCAACCTGGGaagagaccagagggtgggcacaatatTTCCGTAGCAATGCTGTTGTGTGGCACCGCTAATTAATTGCCACCAGACTCGgttggtgtgcagtgcagtgagCAGAAACGCAGTGAAATTAAACTCTAGACCAACATGTGAAATGAGTCAAAATTATTCTCAGCcctgaaaaataattaaaagtcaGCTGTTGACATTCCTAGTATGAATGTTTCACAAAAGGAAGCCTATCAGTGCCGCTTACAGGGGGCCAACCTTTTCTTCTTCCCTGATGAGTCCACGGAGGACGCCTGCCAtttaagaatttattttaaCTGTTCCAAATGTGTTAACATTACCCAGCCCTGACTCTGCTGCTCCGCTTCTATCCACGTTTGTCAGGAAGTTCAGAATGTTATTGATCCTGACTACATTAAGCGTGAGAAATAAAGAATATCAGGGTATTGATTTTCCTTTTCACAAGTGATCTCCTCACATCTCTTTCATCTAAGCTTATGTAACTGCCCCCGTTATCCACCTCAGCCTCAACTAGTGTGTAGTGCCACACATTTTGAGGCGCTAACAAAAACAGATAGAGGAAGCTACACACAAGCATCAAAGGGTCTGTGCAGATCTTCCCCTAATCCATAAACACAGAATGTAAAATGGTTCTCTATGTCAGCCTGTTTATTTTGGCTCAGAGGTTTGTGTCTGTACATCATAATCTATTTACTGCACTGCAGAATTTAGatggtaaattattatttaactGCACGCCCGCATTCTAAACCGTTTCCTTCTGGCTCCACGTCAAAAGCTTAAAAAACTTGCCTCTCCATGCTCAAACATCGACCGGGACAAGCAGATGtacagaaagacacacaaagcaAGACACTGtaacacgctcacacacacacacagctgcctgGAGGCCCGTTGCCGAGTGTCAGCTCTTTGTCCAGAATGCCCAGGGAAACACTCGGGTAAGAGATGCCAGCTTTGTTTGAAGGATGAACTTTGGCAGCCTGCTGAGCAGTGAAGAGCAGAGATATACATTCAACACAGAATGTGCGAGCTCTTCTGTACCAGGACATAAATAAACGCATAAATACACGTCTGCAAAAGCTGAAATGCTTTAAGATGACAACGCAGAGACACACAGCGATGAGGTTCCACCTGCATCTTTTAACAGGACTGACGGAACGCTCCAAATTAAACAGCCTCATGAAAAATTCAGTCTGACTTGAGCATCAGAGTAGCATAACGCAGGAACAAAATGTGATACTGTAGGAAGACTTAGGCCCTTCAAAATCTGTTCAACGGGGGCTCGATTGGCTCTACACCAGCTTTGATAAATACCTTCATGTGGCAAATGGAGATTAATGCTGTTTCTTCCTGACAACAGGTGCCTTAGATTCAAAGGCTGGCTAAGAAGAAAGTGCTGTGATTTGACCCAACTGGACCTGGCAATTCTGACTCAAGATCTGAGTCAAACCTTTTTACCTATGATCAGAGTGCCCCCGCATTCCCCTTTAAGTCCTTGTTTGCTATTCAAAGGAGCACAGGAGCAGCTGAGCCCAGCTTTGGCATTTCCCGTCGCGTTTGGGTTttcttttcatctgttttctcGTATCAAACTGTCCTGCTCTGCTGGATCCTGCTCTCTACAGTCCTCCCCCTCCTGCTGCACGGCGACTGCCGAGAGAAGCATGACTCCAGATAAAATGAAGTGTGCAGATGCTTGTGTCACTGTCAGCTCGCTACAGTCAGATGAACGGAGTCTTGGCTCAGTAGGTGAGGGTTTTATCTAACGCTCAGTCTCCATTTGGGTGCAGATACAAGCTGCCAGCCTCTCATTTCACATTGCTATACACTACTGTCTCATTAACCGCAGCTTCTGTAGCCGCCTGCGCCGAGCTGAGAACTTTTGGGACTCCTTTAACCCCTCTTCACTCGCTGTAATTGCTGCGGATGCTCAAGAAGCTCTTTTTAGTTTCCCCTTTGGAGCGACATTTTGTTTGATGTGGGTTTAAAGTGGATTCAGCGCAGACATGCACACGCACATCCTTaaaaattcacacaaacacacaaaaagcaagTAAAAAAGCAGATAAACATGCACAAGAATCTGACAAACGAACATATTCAAATCTCACCTGCACTTCAaggcaaaaaatacaaataggGAGATTCTGCATTCTCTTTGACACCATGTATTCACCTGCCTCTCCTCCCACTCAGCCGACCTACACAATACACCTACACACGAGCCCTGAAATCCTCCTCACACAGACGCATTCATCTGACACATTTTGTTCCTTTGTTTGTCCTTTGGTTTGCTGTAAATCATTTTGATGTGATGAGCTTGATACGGTTAAGggcattttcttttgaaaaaaaaaaaatcactgctgTGGATAATTGCCAGATCCTTTGCTCATCACATCATAAAACTAACACCACAAGTGTACTCATCATCCAGCCAAACCTTCCACACAATGTTCAAGAAGAGAGAAGCTGGAAGAACATCACACTttcacctctctttctctctctctatctgtaCCCTTCCTCCCTGCTCTTTTTATCTGCCTCTCCCTGCTGGTGCATCCATGAATCCTTTTGTTGAAATATATCACACAGGCTTCATCGCGTGCACCTGTTTCAGTAGCTGCTCAGCCCCTCATCCCCTCCTCGCTGCTGTGCAGTCACCTGCCTGATTTTCTTCTCCCCGCTCTGTCGCTAACATGCACTTCCTTTGTTTTCTGCAGTGGAGTTTTCATTGCTCTGCATCACAATGAACTCCTGTATAACCTCCACAGAGATCCCAAAGGGCTGCGTGTTAATTCATTCATAGAAAGCTGCTGCtatgcttcttcttcttcttctccttctcctctttcttcttctttttacatCAGCTACATTGTTTCATTATCTGCCTCACAATTATATCCTCTTATCCTCCCACGTCATCCCTCTGAAAGATCTTAACTTCTCAGAGCCAACGTATCCATGACTCATAAAAATACTCCTTTCATCCTTTACCAGAATAGATCATTTACAGTAATCTAGTTTAACATACCACCGTGTGGGCTGCGATGTTTGATCAAGTGATGAGAAGTAACAACAAGACATCACATCAACGAAAAAGAATTGTCACTCACATGGTCTCATCGTTCTGGAACTCCAGCTTGCCGGACACCTCCTCGTAGTCCTCCCCTGCCTTGGCAGTGCCCTCAACGGTGTGGTAGGGCACCGCCACCTTCCCCCTTGCCCCGGACGTCCGGTGAACCTTGACCTGCATGTTTCCGATGCTTTCGCTGACCCTTGTGGAGTTGCTCTCGAATGTGAAAATGCCGGCGTGGTCATCATCGTAGATGGTAACTGTGGCAATGTGAGCACTGCCCAGAGCCGCCTTCGGAGGGACATGGGAGAGGCCAACTGTGCTGTTGCTGGAGGTGATGGAGCTTGGCTCCAGGACGGCGACCTCAGCTCGGTGCACGATACGTGGATTACTCAGGCGCACATAGAAGTGCTCGTCCTCTTCGAAAATATCATCATCAATAACACCAACGGTGAACTCTTTTGTTGTCTCACCAGGCTTGAAGACTAAGGTGCCCTCAGCAAACTCGTAGTCTGAGCCGGCGTTGGCAGTCGCATCCTCTGTGCGGTAATCCACCTGAGTGGCACAAGCAAATATGGAaacattattaaatatttagTGTCTGGAATTTTAATATAGTGTTGAATTATTAATGTCTGTTTCCTTCAAGAAATTAAATTCGATTTTAAATTGATATCAGCATTTATATTTCCATCATTGCTTCTTATTACCTTCACCGTGCAGCCACTCTCGCCTCCATGCCGGGTCACTGACAGCTTCAGTGAGCCACAGTTCTCAAAGCACTGGTAGTGAGAGGGGTCAAACTGCAGGTAGATGGTGTTGGGATCTTCCTCTTGCCCACTGGCCTCATGACAGCTCACCACCTTCCTGGCCTGGTCAGCTGCATGCTTCTTCAAGATGTTCCCAGCTCCGATCATCATGCGTGTGGCTTGGATACGATAGAAGGCCCGACTCTTCTGTTGTTGGACCAGCACTTGGTAGTTGGCCAtctcaatcagctgctccatgtCCTTCTCTGGGTGCCTCTGTTTCAAGTCTTTTAGTGTGCGAGCCATCTCTCGTCGGGCCTCTTCCTCTTGATCTTGCTCCGCACTCATCCCTCCACCTTCCTCCACCCCCTCCAGCATCCCATCCAGAGCCTCTTTGGGGTGAGTGTGGGAGTTAACGCCCTGGCCGTCCATCTCCAGGTCCATTTTAGTGAACATGGCATCTCCCTCTGACTCGATGATGATGCCACGGGTCTTGTCAGCACGATAACGCTTATGGACGTACTTGTAGAAGAGCAGGCGCCGGTCTGCAATCCAGGCTTGCAGcacacagagagggaagaaaagGAAGGTGAGGACAGCCTCCCAGACCTCCACCGTCCCAGGGGAGACCACAGACAGGATGAGATAGAGCCAGATGTAGGCGAAAATGCTCCAGGCAGCAGTGACAAAAAACACCCGCAGGTGCTTTATCTTGCGGGTTTCGTTTTCTGGCACCACATAGACACAGATAGCGATGATGATGAACATGTTGAATGCAGCGCTGCCCACGATGGTGCTGGGACCAAGAGCTCCAGCCTCGAAATTATGGCCAACCACTTCAATGACAGACAGCAGGATCTCCGGTGCAGATGAGCCCAGCGCCATCAGAGTCAGGTTGGACACCGTCTCATTCCAGATGCGCACGGTAGTCGTCGTCGTCTCGCCGTTGGGCTTCTTGATGGTGATCTCCTTCTCCTGAGAGGTGATGACCTCAATAGAAGACATGAAGCGGTCTGCGATAATGGACATGCCCAGGAACATATATATGAGGGCTGCAAAGTAAACAATCGCACGTGCCACCTTGTCGCCCACTGCAGGGTTTTGGGGGTTCCACATGGGCAGCACCACGCCATCGGAGCAGTTGTCTTCACTGGAGCAGTTGCCTGGTGTGCCACCAGTATCGTCGTGGCTGGCGCTGCCTTGGGAGAAATGAGTGACTCCTGGGAGCAGGACCACCAGAAAGGAGAAGAACATATATGGTGTGCAAGGTGGAGTGAAACTGAGGATACGCTTGTGCAGGAACATGGCAGCGTGGTGAGTCTTCTGATGAGTTCAATCACATGTGAAGCTGTACCCAAACCTCTGAAAGACAAAGAGATGTGTGGAGGATGAGATTGTcagattaaagggatagtttggatcttttgaagtggggttgtttgAGATAGTTATCCACAGTAtataacatacagtagatgtcagttggcatgGCCTCGGTTTGGAGAAGCAAGCTGGAGTCCAATATGGAAGCTACGCAATGTACTTCTGTGGATGGACgcagcagcaaaatatatttcagCTACCTAAAagaagtcccacctaaaaaaaaaaaatctcagtagtttaagtgtacactatattgagaatattttcactactttaccttgctgtcctTTAGTGATTTTcaactggaaaatgaagccgttatatcgctctcttcaaagccagactccattgagaaaaacggtgatttaacatcgctgaaaacagagctgctggtctaccactgcttcgatcagttattttgtttgtgttattgtgtgactctggCATGTAAAAGGGGTaagttcggattcaccaaagtcacacataacaaactaactaactaatcaAGGCAATGGTAGAGCAGCAGTTCAAATGTTTACTgagccaaaattactgtttttcttaatggagtctggtggctttgatgagagcacacctggggaactgaagccaatAATGGCTTCCCTCTTGGAACGGACAAtatgatggcaaggtaaagcagtgaagaTACACTCAATACAGCGTGCGCTTTAACTGATATTGAttgttttaggtggctaaaataagtCTTGCTGCTGCCGCCCCCCTCTACAGTGGTCCATTGCTTAGCTTTCATGGTGGTagtcctgcctgcttctccaaactggaggccaGTGATGTGACATTCGTgaacgagccgagtctttgaaccggctctttgaagtgaacgagtgaactggctctttagagtgaacgagccagttcctaatttctttgtttttgctttaatttactctgtatccattaatttcagattatttgatctggaacaagttgagagagactagtttgtgagggagaaagacagtgcaGCCGCTCACTCGGTTCAAAAACTCGGCTCGTTCGCGAACATCACATCACTAGGAAGCTAACCCACTATCCGCTAGCACTTGCTTGTATTGACAGGCTTGTTGTCTATAAAGGGcgttgctatggctacaccaaactttatatCTGCGGAGTCTATTCTGGGTCCACATTACAATATCCAGATCACGTTATGTGATAAATCAGCAATGTGATTCGTCGTTGAACAcactaaccccccccccccgaaaGTGAACGAGAGCCAAAGAACCGGCTCTCACAAGTGAACGAGAAATCCCNACAATATCCAATCACGTTATGTGATAAATCAGCAATGTGATTCGTCGTTGAACAcactaaccccccccccccgaaaGTGAACGAGAGCCAAAGAACCGGCTCTCACAAGTGAACGAGAAATCCCATCACTACTGGAGGCATACCAACTGTCATCTACTGTcagtaatacactgactatggatatgTGCTCCACACAACCCCACATCAAAAGTCCTAATTATCCCATTAAGTATGCCAGATTTTCAACATTCAGGATTCTGTTCTTGACATTACCTCTACAAGCAAAGGTATAACATCACAGAAGCACTCTCAGTCATACTCTTTTGTATGCAAATGACGTGGGATCCAACTGTTCCGTTGGTCCAGGCTTGGAAAGCCACAAATATTGGCACCCACTAATCATTGAGTCATTGATATTGAACTACCCTGTCAGACTCCCACACAAATAATGTGGTCATTCTTTGCTAAGCAGCAGTAAAAACGTTAGCCTCTGCACCTGTAGTACTGAGGGAAAAAGTGACTCATGTATTGTCAAGTTAGAGGGGATTCCAAAAATAATCTCCACTGACAGTATAACAAGAAAAGAGCAGTTGTTCTCAGGCATCCCAGACCTGCTGATAAAGATAGTAAAAGATCATTGGAAGGAGAAACAATCCTAGTCTCTCATGGCAGCACGCCTCTCAACTCtgttatatattatttaatgctaaaaatgcagcaaacaaccattttttccattttacatGAGGCATTTAAACTATGTCAGGGGACAACTTAAAATAATTTCACACTAGTTTTCTTGGCAGCAACATGGCAATCAACAGCTTGAGTGAACAATTCAGAAAGTACAGCGTCAGTACTGTCCAAACTATTAGCATCTGCATCAatgtgaagagagagagagagacaaggaaTGTAAACTGGTGCTTCCTAATTAAAATTTCAAGACCATCTCCATCTCAAAAATAGGTTGCCTACCTACAGCAGGAGAGATGTGACAATGCTTTATGTACAGCACATGCTGTCATCGACATGCAGCCGGGAAAAAAGCTCTACTCTGACCTGCATAACAGGAGTGCATGTTTTCTGTCAAGGCTGTATTTCAGGGTGAAGCAGCGCAGCACAGATGAAGGAATTaagttgtcatttttttgttaccttataaataaatgacaaacagaTTGTGTTTGTGC
Encoded proteins:
- the slc8a4a gene encoding solute carrier family 8 member 4a isoform X3; this translates as MWNPQNPAVGDKVARAIVYFAALIYMFLGMSIIADRFMSSIEVITSQEKEITIKKPNGETTTTTVRIWNETVSNLTLMALGSSAPEILLSVIEVVGHNFEAGALGPSTIVGSAAFNMFIIIAICVYVVPENETRKIKHLRVFFVTAAWSIFAYIWLYLILSVVSPGTVEVWEAVLTFLFFPLCVLQAWIADRRLLFYKYVHKRYRADKTRGIIIESEGDAMFTKMDLEMDGQGVNSHTHPKEALDGMLEGVEEGGGMSAEQDQEEEARREMARTLKDLKQRHPEKDMEQLIEMANYQVLVQQQKSRAFYRIQATRMMIGAGNILKKHAADQARKVVSCHEASGQEEDPNTIYLQFDPSHYQCFENCGSLKLSVTRHGGESGCTVKVDYRTEDATANAGSDYEFAEGTLVFKPGETTKEFTVGVIDDDIFEEDEHFYVRLSNPRIVSITSSNSTVGLSHVPPKAALGSAHIATVTIYDDDHAGIFTFESNSTRVSESIGNMQVKVHRTSGARGKVAVPYHTVEGTAKAGEDYEEVSGKLEFQNDETMKLLNVKVIDDEEYEKNKTFTIVLEEPILLEVGQRHGELRTQCDLFVKTEKKAYRTEPYHAILADCLHPCPSTAGDTNDNKTAVGPEDVSKMGCPCLGEHTKLEVVIEESYEFKSTVDKLIKKTNLALVVGSSSWREQFVSAVTVSAGDDDEEESGEERLPSCFDYIMHFLTVFWKVLFAFVPPTEYWNGWACFFVSISLIGVLTAVTGDLASHFGCTIGLKDSVTAVVFVALGTSVPDTFASKVAAIQDQYADASIGNVTGSNAVNVFLGIGVAWTIASVYWHTKGKVFKVNPGSLAFSVTIFTVMALVCVLVLLYRRRPSVSGGELGGPRTPKLLTFFMFLSLWFVYILLSSLEAYCHVPGF
- the slc8a4a gene encoding solute carrier family 8 member 4a isoform X6; the encoded protein is MWNPQNPAVGDKVARAIVYFAALIYMFLGMSIIADRFMSSIEVITSQEKEITIKKPNGETTTTTVRIWNETVSNLTLMALGSSAPEILLSVIEVVGHNFEAGALGPSTIVGSAAFNMFIIIAICVYVVPENETRKIKHLRVFFVTAAWSIFAYIWLYLILSVVSPGTVEVWEAVLTFLFFPLCVLQAWIADRRLLFYKYVHKRYRADKTRGIIIESEGDAMFTKMDLEMDGQGVNSHTHPKEALDGMLEGVEEGGGMSAEQDQEEEARREMARTLKDLKQRHPEKDMEQLIEMANYQVLVQQQKSRAFYRIQATRMMIGAGNILKKHAADQARKVVSCHEASGQEEDPNTIYLQFDPSHYQCFENCGSLKLSVTRHGGESGCTVKVDYRTEDATANAGSDYEFAEGTLVFKPGETTKEFTVGVIDDDIFEEDEHFYVRLSNPRIVHRAEVAVLEPSSITSSNSTVGLSHVPPKAALGSAHIATVTIYDDDHAGIFTFESNSTRVSESIGNMQVKVHRTSGARGKVAVPYHTVEGTAKAGEDYEEVSGKLEFQNDETMKLLNVKVIDDEEYEKNKTFTIVLEEPILLEVGQRHDTNDNKTAVGPEDVSKMGCPCLGEHTKLEVVIEESYEFKSTVDKLIKKTNLALVVGSSSWREQFVSAVTVSAGESRRDDDEEESGEERLPSCFDYIMHFLTVFWKVLFAFVPPTEYWNGWACFFVSISLIGVLTAVTGDLASHFGCTIGLKDSVTAVVFVALGTSVPDTFASKVAAIQDQYADASIGNVTGSNAVNVFLGIGVAWTIASVYWHTKGKVFKVNPGSLAFSVTIFTVMALVCVLVLLYRRRPSVSGGELGGPRTPKLLTFFMFLSLWFVYILLSSLEAYCHVPGF
- the slc8a4a gene encoding solute carrier family 8 member 4a isoform X9 — encoded protein: MWNPQNPAVGDKVARAIVYFAALIYMFLGMSIIADRFMSSIEVITSQEKEITIKKPNGETTTTTVRIWNETVSNLTLMALGSSAPEILLSVIEVVGHNFEAGALGPSTIVGSAAFNMFIIIAICVYVVPENETRKIKHLRVFFVTAAWSIFAYIWLYLILSVVSPGTVEVWEAVLTFLFFPLCVLQAWIADRRLLFYKYVHKRYRADKTRGIIIESEGDAMFTKMDLEMDGQGVNSHTHPKEALDGMLEGVEEGGGMSAEQDQEEEARREMARTLKDLKQRHPEKDMEQLIEMANYQVLVQQQKSRAFYRIQATRMMIGAGNILKKHAADQARKVVSCHEASGQEEDPNTIYLQFDPSHYQCFENCGSLKLSVTRHGGESGCTVKVDYRTEDATANAGSDYEFAEGTLVFKPGETTKEFTVGVIDDDIFEEDEHFYVRLSNPRIVHRAEVAVLEPSSITSSNSTVGLSHVPPKAALGSAHIATVTIYDDDHAGIFTFESNSTRVSESIGNMQVKVHRTSGARGKVAVPYHTVEGTAKAGEDYEEVSGKLEFQNDETMKLLNVKVIDDEEYEKNKTFTIVLEEPILLEVGQRHVEDEKKKYTNDNKTAVGPEDVSKMGCPCLGEHTKLEVVIEESYEFKSTVDKLIKKTNLALVVGSSSWREQFVSAVTVSAGESRRDDDEEESGEERLPSCFDYIMHFLTVFWKVLFAFVPPTEYWNGWACFFVSISLIGVLTAVTGDLASHFGCTIGLKDSVTAVVFVALGTSVPDTFASKVAAIQDQYADASIGNVTGSNAVNVFLGIGVAWTIASVYWHTKGKVFKVNPGSLAFSVTIFTVMALVCVLVLLYRRRPSVSGGELGGPRTPKLLTFFMFLSLWFVYILLSSLEAYCHVPGF
- the slc8a4a gene encoding solute carrier family 8 member 4a isoform X5; protein product: MWNPQNPAVGDKVARAIVYFAALIYMFLGMSIIADRFMSSIEVITSQEKEITIKKPNGETTTTTVRIWNETVSNLTLMALGSSAPEILLSVIEVVGHNFEAGALGPSTIVGSAAFNMFIIIAICVYVVPENETRKIKHLRVFFVTAAWSIFAYIWLYLILSVVSPGTVEVWEAVLTFLFFPLCVLQAWIADRRLLFYKYVHKRYRADKTRGIIIESEGDAMFTKMDLEMDGQGVNSHTHPKEALDGMLEGVEEGGGMSAEQDQEEEARREMARTLKDLKQRHPEKDMEQLIEMANYQVLVQQQKSRAFYRIQATRMMIGAGNILKKHAADQARKVVSCHEASGQEEDPNTIYLQFDPSHYQCFENCGSLKLSVTRHGGESGCTVKVDYRTEDATANAGSDYEFAEGTLVFKPGETTKEFTVGVIDDDIFEEDEHFYVRLSNPRIVHRAEVAVLEPSSITSSNSTVGLSHVPPKAALGSAHIATVTIYDDDHAGIFTFESNSTRVSESIGNMQVKVHRTSGARGKVAVPYHTVEGTAKAGEDYEEVSGKLEFQNDETMKLLNVKVIDDEEYEKNKTFTIVLEEPILLEVGQRHDLVLKGDTNDNKTAVGPEDVSKMGCPCLGEHTKLEVVIEESYEFKSTVDKLIKKTNLALVVGSSSWREQFVSAVTVSAGDDDEEESGEERLPSCFDYIMHFLTVFWKVLFAFVPPTEYWNGWACFFVSISLIGVLTAVTGDLASHFGCTIGLKDSVTAVVFVALGTSVPDTFASKVAAIQDQYADASIGNVTGSNAVNVFLGIGVAWTIASVYWHTKGKVFKVNPGSLAFSVTIFTVMALVCVLVLLYRRRPSVSGGELGGPRTPKLLTFFMFLSLWFVYILLSSLEAYCHVPGF